The genome window CTAGCACATACACAAAGATACTTTAGAAAAAGATTTCTTGTAACAGAATTAAATTATGCACAAACATGAGTCGTGCGATAAATATATTAACAGATTTATTAACACTATATTATAATTCAAATTCTTACCAGATATATTAATACTGCACGTCAATTACGGAAGGGTCTTTTCCATCGCTGGCTAAAtctgaagaaaaaaaattaaaattaggaGTTGTGCGATAAATATAAGCATATCCACAACACTTATATACAACAAATATAGTAACAATATTATTACATTGTTCAAGCTGCTCGATTTTATCAAGATCTTCCTCAATACTAACAGgttgttttaattttttatttcgaAGCCAATCTTGAAGACACACTAGAGCTTGCACCAATTTAGGAGTtaatgaactcctaaatgaatcaagaagaCGTCCCCCCGTACTAAATGCACATGGATGCTACACTTGAAATCGGAACAGCTAATACATCACTAGCCATCTCCGCAAGAACAAGAAATCTAGCTGAGTTTAATTTTTACTAGAGAAGAACATCAAATTCTTTAGTGTCATCCTCAGTTTCTTCACCAAAATATTTATCTAACACTGTTCTAGTATCCACACCTCCactcccacttttatatttttttatatcttgcaTGAGTGATTCTAAAAGTCCTGTATTTTGGGTGCTTACTTGACTGTCGGAAAGCCCGAAAGTAGAAGTGTCCAATGAAGAACAATCTGAAGATGAAGCAAGCACGACACCTTTTGAGCTGGACTTTACATACTCACTTAATAATGAAGTCATGTACTTCTCCACTTCTGCTTGTATAGTTGCCCCCGGATCTTCAGCAAACATCTTTACAAGTGCATAGCCAACTGATTCAAGCTTGTAACGTGGATCCAAAATACATGAGATGAAAATTATCTTGCTCATTTTCCCTCGATCACCCCAATACTTATCAAAATTTTCTTTCATCTTCTTTGCCATTTCACTTAAAACTGTATCTTCATTTGCTGTCAATTGCTTCAAATAAATAGCAACCGCACAAATTTCAAGAAAATGAATATTCGATGTAACATAACGTGATCCAGATATTTTTAAAGTAAGAAGATAGAAAATTTCAAGAAACTTTGTAATTCTTTTTACATTCTCTCAATTACTACTCAAAAGTTCACCTGCAGGAATTCCAACTTCAATATAAGAATGCTCAAGATAATGTCTCAGGCCAATTTCACTAGAAGCATAATGTGAAAAtgcactttcaaattcaatagcCTTGTGCAACATCAagtaggtggaattccacctagttggtacATCCAAGCATAAACGTTTTTTTTTACAATTGAGTTGTTCATCATCAAAACATTCTTGAAATCTCTTCAACCTCGCAGGAGACTGCCTAACATATCTCACTGCATGCCTAACACGTTCAATAGACACTGAAGATTCTTTTAAACCATCCCGGACTACAAGATTCATGATGTGAGCCATACATCTCACGTGAAGGTGATTACCGTTCATCAAATTAGTTCCCATTTTTGTTAATTGCTTAGATAATTCTTTTACTGTCACATCATTTGAGCTTGCATTATCAACTGTGATAGTGAAGATCTTATTTATCCCCCACTCACGTAAGCACCTACCAATACCATTTGCCATATCTTCGCCTTTATGACTAACAATAGGACAAAAATAATTGCTCTCTTATGCATATTCCATTCACTATCAATCCAATAGGCAGTGATACACATGTAATTGATTCTTTGTATAGAAGTCCACGTGTCAGTGGTAATATATACTCTTTGTTTCGTTTCTATAAAAGACCTCTTCAACTTTTACTTTTCTTCatttaaaatatcaaaacaaTCTCTAGTTAGAGTACTATGGGAAGGGATCCGAAAATAAGGTTGCGCTACTTTCATAAAGTATCTAAAACTTTCTTTCTCAGCAAAGTTGAAAGAAAGCTCATCAACTATTACTATACGACATAATGCCTTCCTACACTCTTCTTGATCAAATTTTCAAGTAACAACAGCTACGTCACCCTGActacccctccccctcccccgaaACAGATTGAAAGCctaaatttgattattttttatcAACAATAGCAGGGCATTTAGGACACTTAAACATATGAGAAAGAAGTGTCGACGTACCGTCTTTGGTCTTAAAACAATACTCAATAAAGCACTAGTCATATTTTGCTTTTGTACTCCCTTCGGAAGTAATAATTTCTGTAAAATGATCCCATACAACagacttttttttttcctttttttggttatatttgactTCGATGTTTCAGCTTGACTTATTGCATTTGAATTAGAAGCCCCACTTTCACCCATCACCTTATCATTTTGTATATTTTCATCCATGCTATGAGTCACtgcaacaagaaaagaaaaggaatgaaAAT of Nicotiana tomentosiformis chromosome 7, ASM39032v3, whole genome shotgun sequence contains these proteins:
- the LOC108943280 gene encoding zinc finger BED domain-containing protein RICESLEEPER 2-like, giving the protein MANGIGRCLREWGINKIFTITVDNASSNDVTVKELSKQLTKMGTNLMNGNHLHVRCMAHIMNLVVRDGLKESSVSIERVRHAVRYVRQSPARLKRFQECFDDEQLNCKKKRLCLDVPTRWNSTYLMLHKAIEFESAFSHYASSEIGLRHYLEHSYIEVGIPAANEDTVLSEMAKKMKENFDKYWGDRGKMSKIIFISCILDPRYKLESVGYALVKMFAEDPGATIQAEVEKYMTSLLSEYVKSSSKGVVLASSSDCSSLDTSTFGLSDSQVSTQNTGLLESLMQDIKKYKSGSGGVDTRTVLDKYFGEETEDDTKEFDVLL